TGCCGCCGAGGGACCCGGTGACCGCGCGGGCCGGTTCGTCGAGGTAGCCGTCGTCCACGCGGCCGGTGATGCGCTCGGGGTGCCGGGCGGCTCCCGCGTACAGGTCCCGCACCTTGCGTCCGAGTTCGCCGAGCGACGTCAGGTCGAAACCGGGAAGGCGGAGCTGGACCGCGCGGGGGGAGTCGAAGCGGGGGTCGGTCGTGAAGTCGGTGGCAAGGCGCTGGGCCAGCGGGGCCAGACGCTGGGCACCCTGCTGTCCGTCGTAGAAGGCAGGGGTGCCGGGTGATGACGAGGAACAGACCGGGGAAGCGGGCCGCGTCGATCTCGTCGAGGAGCTGGCGCAGCGCGTTGAGGGACTTCTCCCGCACGTCGCCGCGGACGCACTGGAGGGTTTCCACCTCGTCGAGGACGAGGAGCAGCCCGGGGTGGCCGCAGTCCCGCAGGACCGTCAGCAGGCCCTGGAGGAAGCCGAGGGCGGCGAGGTGGTCGAGGCGGCCAGCTCCTCCACCAGGGCGGTCGCGTCGGTGGCGTGCCGGCCGAGCCGGGCCAGCAGCCCGGCCGCTTCCCGCAGCACGACCGCACGCGGGGCGGGGCCGGTGCCGTCCAGGCCGAGCAGGGTGGCGCGCCGGTCCAGCGTGGTGCGCACGCCCTGCACGGCGCGCTCGAACGTCTCCGCCCTGGCGCGGACGTCCTCCGCCAGCTTGTTGACGTTGCGCGCGTACGGGTTCGGCTCGGCCGGGATCCCGAACAGGCGGGCGGCCTGGTCCCTGGCGGCCTCGTACGCGTCCTTGCCGGGCAGCGGCTGGGAGCGCAGCGCCCATCCGTGCCCGATCGCCATCAGGTCGGGCGCCCCCTTCTCCGGGCCGGAGTGGAACACCCACGCCCGGTCGTCGAGCAGGGCGTACACGGCGATGAGGAAGTTCGAGGGCTGCTTGTCGAGGCCGGTGTAACCGAGGTCGTCGGCGATCCAGCGGCGGATGCGGCGTCGGAAAGCGGTCGCGATGTGTGCAGATCCGGTCTCGGTTGCACCGACCCGGGGTCGCTCGGGAAGAATGCCCCGCGATGAGTGCACCCGAATCCGCGCGACACGAGGCCGGGCGCGGCCCGTTCGCTCACCTCACGGTTCCCCATGCCGCCCGCTACCGGCAGGTGATGGCCGTCTTCACCGCGGCCAAGGAGCGCTTCGCGGTGCACCTGCGGCCGGAGGACGTGCACGCCGCGCTGCCGCCGGAGGAGCGGCCGGCCGAGGTGGAGGCCGTGGCCAAGGCGCTGGACAGCCTCGTGCAGTGGGGCAACCTGCGGGCCGACCCGGACACCTCGCGCGTGACCGCGGTCGAGGACTTCTACCGCAAGCGGTTCATCTACCAGCTCACCCCGGCCGGCGAGGCGGTGGAGCTGGCGATCGCGGCGTACGACGAGGCGCTGGGGCGGCGCGGCGCACTTCAGGCCGTCGCACTGCATGACATCGTTACCCAGCTGCGGGCGCTGCTGGTGCTCGCGGCGGACGACGAGCCGGACGCGGCGAAGGCGCATCTGGCACTGGCCGCGCTCGCGGACCGGTTCGCGGCGCTGGCGGAGAACGCGCGGGCCTTCATGGGTTCCCTGCAGCGCACCATCGACCTGCACGGCGTCGAGGTCGAGGTCTTCCTCGCGTACAAGGACCGGCTGATCCAGTATCTGGAGCGGTTCATCCAGGATCTCATCGCCCTCGGTGGGCGGATCGCCCGGCTGATCGGGGAGCTGGAGCAGCAGGGCCGGGTGGAGACGCTGCTGCGGCTCGCGGCTGCCCGCGAATCGGCCGACGCCGCACCGGAGGAGACCGAGACCGCGCAGGCGCGGGCGTACGAGCGCTGGGCGGCCCGGTGGTCGGGGCTGGCCTCCTGGTTCGTCTCCGCGGACGGCCGCGAGTCGCAGGCCCGGCTGCTGCGCGGCCGGGCGCTCGGCGCGATCCCGCAACTACTGGCCGTGGTACGGCAGCTCAACGAGCGGCGGGCCGGACGCACCGACCGCTCCGCGGACTTCCGCACCCTGGCCCGCTGGTTTGCCGAGGCGCCCGACGACGCCGCCCGGCACCGGCTGTGGCGCGCCGCCTTCGGTCTCTATCCGGCCCGGCACCTGACCATCGACGCCGACACCCTGGCGGCGCGGGCCGCGGAGCCGGTGCCGCCCGCCACGCCGTGGGCGGCGGCGGAGCCGCTGAGGATCAGCCCGCAGCTGCGCCGGACGGGCAGCTACGAGCGGCGGGGCAAGCCGCGGCGGGTGCGGGACCGCTCCGCCGAGCGGCGGCGGCTGGCCGAGTACGCGGGCAGGCAGGCGGCCGAGGTCGCCGCGGCCCGCGCCCGGCTGGCCACCGGCGGCGAGGTCCGGCTGTCACAGGTCGGCGAACTCGACCCGCTGGCCTTCGGCCTGTTCCTGCGGCTGCTCGGGGATGCGCTGGCCACCTGGCGCCCGGATACCCTGACCACTACCGTGACCAGCACCGACGGCACGATGGAGATCCGCCTCACCGCGCTGCGGGACGGCGGGCGGGCGGAAGTGCGCACGCCCGCCGGCGTGTTCCGAGGGCCGGATCACCTGGTGGAGATCATCACCCGGGCGGGCACCGTCCAGGCCGTGGACATGTCCGCGGACATGCCGGTGGACACGGGGGTCCGTGCGTGAGCAGCCCTCTCGGCGAGTTCCTGGACGCCCACCGCAGTGCCGAGCTGCAGAGGGCGGCTCGCGCGCTGCTGAAGGAGCCGCTGCTGCTCGCCCGCGGCCCGCAGGCGGACAGCTTCCGGCTGGTTCGGCGCCATGCCGCCGAGCTGCGCGAGTGGTTCGACCGCAACACCGGCTGGCCGCTGCGGGTGGACGCCGAGTCCGCCCGGCTGCTGCGCACCCCCGGCACTCTGGCGGACCCCACGCATCCGGCGCGCGAAGTGAGCCGGTCGCGGGCGCCGTTCACCCGGCGCCGCTACGTGCTGCTGTGCCTGGCGCTGGCGGCGCTGGAGCGCAGTGAGGCGCAGATCGCGCTCGGCCGGCTTGCCGAGCAGGTCGTTCTCGACGCCGCTGACGAGCAACTGGCGGCGGCCGGGCTGGAGTTCACCCTGGAGCGGCGCGACGAGCGCCTCGACCTCGCGGCCGTGGTCCGGCTGCTGCTGCACCTCGGGGTGCTGCGCCGGGTCGCCGGGGACGAGGACGCGTACGTCTCCGGTTCCGGCGATGTGCTGTACGACGTGGAGCGGCGGGTGCTGGCCGGGCTGCTGGCCGCCCGGCGCGGCCCGTCGCTCGTCACCGCGGCCGGGTTCGCCGAGCGGCTGGCCGAACTCACCGCCGAGACCGCGCTGGACAGCGACGAGCTGCGCTTCCGCGCCATCCGCTACCGCCTGACCAGGCGGCTGCTCGACGACCCGGTGCTGTACTACGACG
The Streptomyces sp. CNQ-509 DNA segment above includes these coding regions:
- a CDS encoding TIGR02677 family protein — encoded protein: MSAPESARHEAGRGPFAHLTVPHAARYRQVMAVFTAAKERFAVHLRPEDVHAALPPEERPAEVEAVAKALDSLVQWGNLRADPDTSRVTAVEDFYRKRFIYQLTPAGEAVELAIAAYDEALGRRGALQAVALHDIVTQLRALLVLAADDEPDAAKAHLALAALADRFAALAENARAFMGSLQRTIDLHGVEVEVFLAYKDRLIQYLERFIQDLIALGGRIARLIGELEQQGRVETLLRLAAARESADAAPEETETAQARAYERWAARWSGLASWFVSADGRESQARLLRGRALGAIPQLLAVVRQLNERRAGRTDRSADFRTLARWFAEAPDDAARHRLWRAAFGLYPARHLTIDADTLAARAAEPVPPATPWAAAEPLRISPQLRRTGSYERRGKPRRVRDRSAERRRLAEYAGRQAAEVAAARARLATGGEVRLSQVGELDPLAFGLFLRLLGDALATWRPDTLTTTVTSTDGTMEIRLTALRDGGRAEVRTPAGVFRGPDHLVEIITRAGTVQAVDMSADMPVDTGVRA
- a CDS encoding TIGR02678 family protein yields the protein MSSPLGEFLDAHRSAELQRAARALLKEPLLLARGPQADSFRLVRRHAAELREWFDRNTGWPLRVDAESARLLRTPGTLADPTHPAREVSRSRAPFTRRRYVLLCLALAALERSEAQIALGRLAEQVVLDAADEQLAAAGLEFTLERRDERLDLAAVVRLLLHLGVLRRVAGDEDAYVSGSGDVLYDVERRVLAGLLAARRGPSLVTAAGFAERLAELTAETALDSDELRFRAIRYRLTRRLLDDPVLYYDELTDEELAYLTRQRAFLTSRITELTGLVAEVRAEGIAMVDPPGDLRPGGATYDLTDVRMPEQGTYGHVTLLLAEHLAAADGPVTEAALGAKVRELARQHAGFWAKSARQPGAEAELTGQALNRLTALGLVVRTAEGVVPRPALARYAVGEPVVRPVPDPRKAPEQ